One part of the Sphingobacterium sp. LZ7M1 genome encodes these proteins:
- a CDS encoding tetratricopeptide repeat protein has protein sequence MRRLHWCKPLVLGVMLMAGQVLFAQELKDDKGYKEQLASIESKLKSGDLANALQSIEETLEKYPNGAEVYYAKSLLYAQARNFDVALPAAEEAVKIAPENIIYNNHLLELYKSKGDFTSAVELLDEFIKKQPNNPQVYREKIMMQHAGKKSEDALKTYEETKAKFGETDTLDVLKAEILMDMDRPREANEVLQQWRKKKSPIRQVYSSLSYILLDEKKPKEALTVLDEGLATTKDDLLYLDMADANMALKKGSQAFENIKKAFQSDAVTFIDKHRVMMNLVNNNKDFTKDQLQDLANTLVLKHPRMPDSHMFKGDILWMRGDLDQAKSLYLTTVSMNPQHVDAWRKLINVELAQNKLDGAIVDGKEALSHNPNNVIITYFVGVAYMMKKDTDNARLFLERALDQSGNENDFVKSMIYGGLGDLYHEIKMESASEVAYEEAIKLDSNNVTVMNNAAYYLSLQKKDLDKAAAYAKKANELEPNSGTFQDTYAWVLFQQGKYQEALVWIEKAIKNSEPSGVLYDHYGDILIKLGKTKEALKQWEKAMTYSEGSALDKEKLKQKISEKKYIE, from the coding sequence ATGAGAAGATTACATTGGTGCAAACCCCTGGTTCTGGGAGTAATGTTGATGGCGGGACAAGTGTTGTTTGCGCAAGAATTGAAGGATGATAAGGGTTATAAGGAGCAATTGGCATCTATTGAGTCCAAGCTGAAAAGTGGGGATTTAGCAAATGCTCTGCAAAGTATTGAAGAGACCCTGGAGAAATACCCGAATGGAGCAGAGGTCTACTATGCGAAATCCTTGTTATATGCTCAAGCTAGAAACTTTGATGTTGCCTTGCCTGCTGCTGAGGAGGCCGTGAAGATTGCTCCTGAGAATATCATATACAACAACCATCTTCTGGAACTGTACAAGAGCAAAGGTGATTTCACCTCTGCGGTCGAGTTATTAGATGAGTTCATCAAGAAGCAACCCAACAATCCGCAGGTATATCGTGAAAAGATCATGATGCAGCATGCCGGTAAAAAATCGGAAGATGCATTGAAGACATATGAAGAAACGAAAGCTAAGTTCGGTGAAACGGATACCCTAGATGTCCTGAAGGCTGAAATTCTGATGGATATGGATCGCCCACGAGAAGCCAATGAGGTTCTTCAACAGTGGAGAAAGAAAAAATCTCCGATTCGCCAGGTGTACAGTAGCCTGAGCTATATCTTGCTGGACGAAAAGAAACCGAAGGAAGCCCTGACCGTTTTGGATGAAGGGCTGGCCACGACAAAAGATGATCTGCTTTACCTGGATATGGCAGATGCCAATATGGCGCTGAAAAAAGGCTCGCAGGCTTTTGAGAATATCAAAAAGGCCTTTCAATCAGACGCGGTAACCTTTATCGACAAGCATCGGGTCATGATGAACCTGGTGAACAACAATAAGGATTTTACGAAAGACCAATTGCAGGACTTGGCGAACACCTTGGTGTTAAAGCACCCAAGGATGCCCGATAGTCATATGTTTAAAGGAGATATCCTTTGGATGCGTGGTGACCTTGACCAGGCCAAGTCACTTTACTTGACAACGGTGAGCATGAACCCGCAGCATGTGGATGCATGGCGTAAGTTGATCAATGTGGAATTGGCGCAGAACAAATTAGATGGAGCCATCGTGGATGGAAAAGAGGCATTGAGCCATAATCCCAATAATGTGATCATCACTTATTTTGTTGGGGTTGCCTATATGATGAAAAAAGATACCGACAACGCCAGGTTGTTCCTTGAGCGTGCCCTGGATCAGAGCGGCAATGAGAATGACTTCGTGAAGTCCATGATTTACGGTGGTTTGGGTGACCTTTACCATGAGATCAAGATGGAGTCGGCATCTGAAGTGGCGTACGAGGAAGCAATCAAATTGGATAGCAACAATGTAACGGTGATGAACAATGCCGCCTATTATCTTTCGCTACAAAAGAAAGATCTGGATAAAGCTGCTGCATACGCCAAGAAGGCAAATGAGTTGGAGCCAAATTCTGGAACCTTCCAAGATACCTATGCCTGGGTGCTATTCCAACAAGGGAAATATCAGGAAGCCTTGGTATGGATCGAGAAAGCGATCAAAAATTCGGAACCATCGGGCGTATTATATGATCATTATGGTGATATCCTGATCAAATTAGGAAAGACCAAGGAAGCATTGAAGCAATGGGAGAAGGCGATGACCTATTCGGAAGGAAGTGCCTTGGATAAGGAAAAGTTAAAACAGAAAATCAGTGAGAAGAAATATATTGAGTAA
- a CDS encoding lytic transglycosylase domain-containing protein translates to MNKKISFLVTIGLCVLKFGYAQEQQVDPTVFGETFQANIIDQLEKDKEKTFLMLDSVKQLAGGSVVFSEEDVNIAQRIQRIQKTVPLEYNVRVKAYLDKYISRNYKPYMEKLLGLSEYYFPIYDQIFAEQGVPDEVKYLSVIESSLNPHTVSTSGAVGPWQFIYGTAKVYNLTMDSNFDERKDVYSTTYAVSSYLKEAYDEFNDWLLALASYNCGRGCVRRAIIRSGLNSPNYWELSPFLPKETQNYIPKFIAMTYVLNHAELYGLDSEVNDLQTDHKVLMLDKSVNIKQLASALTCSPELLKQLNPGYKREVVVASPEKQRRLVIPINESMSDSLIYAALHNPQDEAIQKAIAAVDVKEDKDHKVTKGETLQTISRKYGVSVQNLMAWNNLTSRSSIAGRTLVVSRAIDEELSKNVLAATRAKTAVKSNPTYVTYVVRKGDTLSEIAGKHRGATVNKIKSDNNLRGSNLRIGQKLKIYKGKS, encoded by the coding sequence ATGAACAAAAAAATTAGTTTCCTAGTTACAATAGGCTTGTGTGTCCTGAAGTTTGGGTACGCACAGGAACAGCAGGTGGATCCAACTGTCTTTGGGGAAACCTTTCAGGCCAATATTATTGACCAATTAGAGAAAGATAAGGAAAAGACTTTCCTGATGTTGGATTCTGTCAAGCAACTGGCAGGTGGCAGCGTTGTCTTCAGTGAAGAGGACGTCAATATCGCCCAGCGGATCCAAAGGATCCAGAAAACGGTCCCTTTGGAATATAATGTCCGCGTCAAGGCTTATCTGGATAAATATATTTCCAGGAATTACAAGCCTTATATGGAAAAGCTGCTAGGCTTGAGCGAATATTATTTCCCGATCTATGACCAGATCTTTGCCGAACAAGGCGTGCCCGATGAGGTAAAGTATCTGTCCGTTATTGAATCTTCCCTAAACCCGCATACCGTTTCCACTTCTGGAGCCGTTGGCCCATGGCAGTTTATCTATGGCACCGCTAAGGTCTATAACCTGACCATGGATTCTAATTTTGACGAGCGAAAGGATGTATACTCGACAACCTATGCGGTCTCCAGTTATTTAAAGGAGGCTTATGATGAATTCAATGATTGGTTGTTGGCCCTGGCTTCGTATAACTGCGGTAGAGGCTGTGTGCGTCGCGCCATTATCCGTTCTGGATTGAACAGCCCGAACTACTGGGAACTGTCGCCATTCCTTCCTAAAGAAACCCAAAACTATATACCGAAATTCATTGCGATGACCTATGTGCTGAACCATGCAGAGCTGTATGGCTTGGATTCGGAGGTGAATGATCTGCAGACAGACCATAAGGTCCTGATGCTGGATAAATCGGTCAATATTAAGCAACTTGCATCTGCCTTGACCTGTTCTCCTGAATTGTTGAAGCAATTGAACCCAGGTTATAAGCGCGAAGTGGTGGTTGCAAGTCCTGAGAAACAAAGACGTTTGGTGATCCCCATTAATGAATCGATGAGCGATTCGTTGATCTATGCTGCCCTGCATAATCCGCAGGACGAGGCTATTCAAAAAGCCATCGCAGCAGTGGATGTAAAAGAGGACAAGGACCATAAGGTAACAAAAGGGGAGACCTTGCAGACTATTTCTAGAAAATATGGCGTCAGCGTCCAAAACTTAATGGCTTGGAACAACCTGACTTCAAGAAGTTCGATTGCAGGAAGGACCTTGGTGGTTTCAAGAGCCATTGATGAGGAACTGTCCAAGAATGTGCTGGCAGCAACACGTGCAAAGACCGCCGTGAAAAGTAACCCTACTTATGTAACCTATGTGGTGCGTAAAGGGGATACCTTGTCAGAGATCGCTGGAAAGCACCGTGGGGCTACCGTAAATAAGATAAAATCAGATAATAACCTTCGTGGGTCTAACCTACGCATTGGTCAGAAGCTGAAGATTTATAAGGGTAAGAGTTAA
- a CDS encoding murein hydrolase activator EnvC yields the protein MDFKKIVLSIFSLLLFVGLSYGQSSLELKKQRERIDREIAELQKILSAKTQEKILSQQEVAALSKQLDLRENKISTINSELRIINKNISSNNAIVDKLKAELEKMRQDYEKMILFAFRNKNSYNKMMFIFASKDFNQAFKRVKYLQQFTDARKVKVAEIEGTKKQIELKIAQLERDKKTQQSLLKEQEAERNTIAKDKAAHSQELNQLAREERTFRGQLTKKQQEKKRLDAAIKTAIAREVEAARRAEEERRRRLAEAEAKKTGTTVTEAEKKIEKKTGSAVLNNSPEATKLSAGFSSNRGRLPWPVGQGNIVRNYGSVTVERGVRDFYDYIRIRTSDGAPVKTVFEGTVLQVINIGSYAVVVQHGEYLTAYSNLKSVNVSKGQKISTGTVIGAADSDPEVGYSYIDLSVYRGTTSMNPSIWIAR from the coding sequence ATGGATTTTAAAAAGATTGTACTCAGTATATTTTCCTTATTGCTATTTGTTGGCTTGAGCTATGGACAAAGTAGTTTGGAATTAAAGAAACAAAGGGAAAGAATAGATAGAGAAATTGCTGAGCTCCAAAAAATATTAAGTGCCAAGACCCAGGAGAAGATCCTATCCCAACAGGAAGTTGCTGCGCTGAGCAAGCAGTTGGACCTGAGGGAGAATAAAATCAGTACCATCAATTCGGAGTTGCGCATTATCAACAAAAACATTTCATCAAATAATGCCATCGTAGATAAGCTTAAGGCGGAGTTGGAAAAAATGAGACAGGATTATGAAAAGATGATCCTATTTGCATTTAGGAACAAGAACTCCTACAATAAGATGATGTTTATCTTCGCTTCAAAGGACTTTAACCAAGCCTTTAAAAGGGTAAAATACCTGCAGCAATTTACTGATGCCCGAAAGGTCAAGGTTGCCGAGATCGAGGGAACCAAGAAACAGATCGAGCTGAAGATTGCGCAATTGGAAAGAGATAAAAAGACGCAACAGTCCCTGTTGAAAGAACAGGAAGCTGAGCGTAATACCATAGCCAAGGATAAAGCGGCCCACTCTCAGGAGTTGAACCAATTGGCTCGTGAGGAGCGTACGTTCCGCGGTCAGTTGACGAAAAAACAACAAGAAAAGAAACGCCTGGATGCAGCGATCAAGACTGCCATTGCCCGTGAGGTAGAAGCAGCACGTAGAGCTGAGGAAGAACGCAGAAGAAGATTGGCGGAAGCTGAGGCTAAGAAAACAGGTACCACTGTTACAGAAGCCGAGAAGAAAATTGAAAAGAAAACAGGTTCAGCTGTATTGAACAACTCACCGGAAGCAACCAAGTTGTCGGCTGGTTTCTCATCCAACAGAGGACGTTTGCCATGGCCGGTAGGACAGGGTAATATTGTACGTAACTACGGTAGTGTTACGGTAGAGCGTGGAGTTCGTGACTTCTATGATTATATCCGTATCCGTACATCGGATGGGGCACCTGTAAAAACGGTATTTGAAGGTACGGTATTGCAGGTTATCAATATCGGATCGTATGCCGTGGTGGTTCAACATGGTGAGTATCTGACGGCTTATTCAAACCTGAAATCGGTAAATGTAAGCAAGGGTCAGAAGATCTCTACAGGGACCGTAATCGGGGCTGCAGACTCCGATCCAGAGGTAGGTTATTCCTATATAGACTTGAGCGTTTATCGCGGTACAACTTCGATGAATCCTTCAATATGGATAGCAAGATAG
- the tsf gene encoding translation elongation factor Ts, with the protein MSVQISASDVNKLRQQTGAGMMDCKKALVEANGDFEAAVDYLRKKGAKVAASRQDRDSNEGVIIAKAAADGKSGIVVEVNCETDFVAKNADFVAFAESVADAALANSPATLEDLKALEIGGTKIADLLIEQTGKIGEKIDVSKFETVAADKVVAYIHGNYRLGVLVGLSADAAGVEEAGKDVAMQIAAMNPVAIDKDGVDTKTIERELEIAKEQIRAEGKPEEMVEKIAQGKLNKFYKENTLLNQEFVKDSSKSIAQFLDSVAKGLTVTAFKRVQLGA; encoded by the coding sequence ATGTCAGTACAAATTTCTGCATCAGATGTAAACAAATTGCGTCAACAAACTGGCGCTGGTATGATGGACTGTAAAAAAGCATTAGTGGAAGCTAATGGTGATTTCGAAGCTGCTGTTGACTACCTTCGTAAAAAAGGTGCTAAAGTTGCTGCTAGCCGTCAAGACCGCGACTCAAACGAAGGAGTAATTATTGCTAAAGCTGCGGCTGATGGCAAATCAGGTATCGTAGTTGAGGTAAACTGTGAGACTGACTTCGTAGCGAAGAACGCTGATTTCGTTGCATTTGCTGAATCAGTAGCTGACGCTGCATTAGCGAACAGCCCTGCTACTCTAGAGGACCTAAAAGCATTGGAAATCGGTGGAACTAAAATCGCTGACTTATTGATCGAACAAACGGGTAAGATCGGTGAGAAAATCGACGTTTCTAAATTCGAAACTGTTGCTGCTGATAAAGTTGTTGCTTATATCCACGGTAACTACCGTCTAGGTGTATTGGTAGGTCTTTCTGCTGATGCTGCTGGTGTTGAAGAAGCTGGTAAAGACGTAGCTATGCAAATCGCTGCGATGAACCCAGTGGCTATCGATAAAGATGGTGTTGATACGAAAACTATCGAACGCGAACTTGAAATCGCTAAAGAACAAATCCGCGCTGAAGGTAAACCAGAAGAAATGGTAGAAAAAATCGCTCAAGGTAAATTGAACAAATTCTACAAAGAAAACACTTTATTGAACCAAGAGTTCGTTAAAGATTCTTCTAAATCTATCGCTCAGTTCTTGGATTCAGTTGCTAAAGGATTGACTGTTACTGCTTTCAAACGTGTACAATTAGGCGCGTAA
- a CDS encoding C40 family peptidase, with product MKTKKLVAVMLFIGLCLFSQAQTSQKSSDPDNLAKEYFSQIMGVASNATTNTKLYQFVYEWLGTPYRLGGDSKRGIDCSKFSLAVYENVFNTTIGYNSRNQYSNVTPIRKNDLQPGDLVFFKIRSRSITHVGVYLGDDKFAHASSSKGVMVSNLNEAYWKRYYYNGGRPKLEDGERIMTADANPNQKSNLH from the coding sequence ATGAAAACAAAGAAACTAGTGGCAGTGATGCTATTCATAGGCTTATGTCTATTCTCGCAGGCTCAAACCAGCCAAAAATCCTCAGACCCTGATAACCTAGCAAAAGAATACTTCTCTCAAATCATGGGCGTTGCATCAAACGCTACTACCAACACAAAACTTTATCAGTTTGTTTACGAATGGTTAGGAACTCCTTATCGCCTTGGAGGTGATTCTAAAAGAGGGATCGACTGTTCTAAATTCTCGTTGGCAGTTTATGAGAATGTGTTCAACACCACGATCGGTTATAATAGCCGCAATCAATATTCCAATGTAACCCCTATTCGTAAGAATGATTTACAACCTGGAGACTTGGTGTTCTTTAAGATCAGAAGCAGAAGCATTACCCACGTAGGTGTTTATTTAGGAGATGATAAATTTGCACATGCGTCATCTAGTAAAGGTGTCATGGTAAGTAACCTAAATGAAGCTTACTGGAAGCGATACTACTATAACGGTGGCCGTCCTAAATTGGAAGATGGCGAGCGTATCATGACTGCTGATGCCAACCCAAATCAGAAAAGCAATCTTCACTAG
- the rplM gene encoding 50S ribosomal protein L13, which translates to MNTLSYKTVSANKNTVNKEWIVVDAEGEILGRLASEIAKVIRGKHKPSFTPHVDCGDNVIVINADKIRLTGNKLGDKVYVRYTGYPGGQRFVSPKELMAKHPERIIEKAVRGMLPKNRLGRQLFKNLYVYAGTEHKHEAQNPKPVKF; encoded by the coding sequence GTGAATACGTTAAGTTACAAAACTGTCTCTGCTAACAAGAACACCGTTAACAAAGAATGGATCGTTGTTGACGCTGAAGGCGAGATTTTGGGGCGCTTGGCAAGCGAGATTGCGAAAGTGATCCGTGGAAAGCACAAGCCTTCATTCACCCCACACGTAGACTGTGGAGATAACGTGATTGTTATCAATGCAGACAAGATTAGATTGACTGGAAACAAGTTGGGCGACAAGGTATATGTTCGCTACACAGGCTACCCAGGTGGTCAGCGTTTCGTTTCTCCAAAAGAGTTAATGGCAAAGCACCCAGAGCGCATCATTGAGAAAGCTGTTCGCGGGATGTTGCCTAAGAACCGTTTAGGACGTCAGTTATTTAAGAACCTATATGTTTATGCTGGAACAGAGCACAAGCATGAGGCTCAGAATCCAAAACCAGTTAAATTTTAA
- the rpsI gene encoding 30S ribosomal protein S9, which yields MSTTNTSGRRKTAVARIYLTAGNGNITVNGKDYKEYFPTLPLQYIVTQSLLVADSLANFDINVNVQGGGVKGQAEAVRLAIAKALVELNPEVKPALRSKGLMTRDDRMVERKKPGRRKARRRFQFSKR from the coding sequence ATGTCAACAACTAACACTTCAGGAAGAAGAAAAACTGCTGTTGCCCGCATCTACTTAACAGCTGGCAATGGAAACATTACCGTAAACGGTAAAGATTACAAGGAATATTTTCCTACATTACCTTTGCAATACATCGTTACTCAATCGTTATTGGTAGCAGATTCTCTTGCAAATTTTGACATCAATGTTAACGTTCAAGGTGGTGGGGTAAAAGGCCAAGCAGAAGCAGTTCGTTTAGCGATTGCAAAAGCTTTGGTAGAGCTTAACCCAGAAGTAAAACCTGCTTTACGTTCTAAAGGTTTGATGACACGTGATGACCGTATGGTTGAGCGTAAGAAACCAGGACGTCGTAAGGCACGTAGAAGATTCCAATTCAGTAAACGTTAA
- a CDS encoding AI-2E family transporter — MRTKQINNNSINQIMLIIIIILVCILIFKNLYYYLPGFLGAITLYVLFRNSYFKLTERKRWNKILTSLLFILISIVFIVLPIWALVDYLVPQITSFLNNTDKIVSQFNLLKEYMADKPFLKDIDMSDEALLNMLQRFTKYVPSILNSVAEVMINIIVALFVLYFMLVYGRQMESYISSGVPFSPKSKQELWKEFDSMVRSNAIGIPILGFFQGLVAMLGYWIFGVDNFILMGMLTGIASIVPVLGTMTIYVPLGIITLAGGETANGIGILLYGFLLIGSIDNILRFTILKTLGNVPPLITVFGVLLGLKLFGMLGLIFGPLILSSVGVLIKVYSNEYGKGDSIILSTDNPEKTE; from the coding sequence ATGAGAACGAAGCAGATTAACAACAATTCCATCAACCAGATCATGTTGATTATCATCATTATCTTGGTATGTATCCTAATTTTCAAGAACCTTTACTATTATTTGCCGGGCTTCCTAGGTGCCATTACTTTATATGTGCTATTCCGCAACAGCTACTTTAAGTTGACGGAACGAAAAAGATGGAACAAGATCCTGACCAGTCTCCTATTTATTCTCATATCCATTGTCTTTATTGTATTGCCCATTTGGGCCTTGGTGGATTATCTGGTTCCACAGATCACCAGTTTCTTGAACAATACGGATAAGATCGTCTCCCAGTTCAATCTCTTGAAGGAATATATGGCCGACAAGCCATTCCTGAAGGATATTGACATGTCGGATGAAGCTTTGCTCAATATGCTGCAGCGATTTACCAAATATGTACCAAGCATATTGAACTCCGTGGCCGAGGTCATGATCAATATTATAGTGGCTTTGTTTGTGCTTTATTTTATGTTGGTGTATGGTAGGCAAATGGAAAGTTATATCTCCAGTGGTGTACCCTTCTCACCAAAAAGCAAACAAGAACTATGGAAAGAGTTTGATTCCATGGTCCGTTCCAATGCCATCGGTATCCCTATCTTGGGATTCTTCCAAGGTTTAGTAGCCATGTTGGGCTATTGGATCTTTGGGGTAGATAATTTTATTCTGATGGGCATGCTGACCGGTATTGCTTCCATAGTTCCGGTATTAGGGACCATGACCATCTATGTTCCACTGGGTATCATTACCTTAGCCGGAGGTGAAACTGCCAATGGAATCGGTATCCTCCTCTATGGATTTCTATTGATCGGTAGTATCGATAATATCTTACGCTTTACCATTTTAAAAACATTGGGAAATGTCCCACCTCTGATCACGGTGTTCGGGGTATTGCTGGGTCTAAAATTATTCGGCATGTTGGGATTGATCTTCGGTCCTTTGATCCTATCTTCTGTAGGAGTTTTGATCAAGGTCTATTCCAATGAATATGGCAAGGGAGATTCAATTATCCTGAGTACAGATAACCCTGAGAAAACCGAATAA
- a CDS encoding phosphoribosyltransferase family protein, which translates to MSSKKTLILNKEQILQKSKRIAYQIVEDNFDESTIVLVGLADRGYVFAERLQKILMEIAPDKTFELIKVTVQKTKRKLEATTDVPIETAKDKVIILIDDVLNSGRTLAYGLGVFLNVPLKRMRTAVLIDRSHHQFPVFSDYYGLKLSTILKEHVEVVLEEFDKKEDAAYLS; encoded by the coding sequence ATGTCATCTAAGAAAACACTTATCCTCAATAAAGAGCAGATCCTTCAAAAGTCCAAACGTATTGCCTATCAAATCGTAGAAGATAACTTTGACGAGTCTACAATTGTTCTTGTTGGTCTAGCTGACCGCGGTTATGTATTTGCCGAACGCTTACAGAAGATACTTATGGAAATAGCACCTGACAAAACCTTTGAATTGATCAAAGTAACTGTGCAAAAAACCAAGCGTAAACTGGAAGCGACAACAGATGTTCCGATTGAAACAGCAAAGGATAAAGTAATCATCTTGATAGACGACGTTTTAAACAGCGGTAGGACCTTGGCTTATGGCCTGGGTGTGTTTCTTAACGTTCCATTAAAACGCATGCGTACAGCCGTTCTAATCGACCGTAGCCACCATCAGTTCCCGGTGTTCAGTGATTATTATGGATTAAAGCTTTCAACCATCCTCAAAGAACACGTTGAGGTGGTCCTGGAGGAATTCGATAAAAAAGAAGATGCGGCATATTTATCATAG
- a CDS encoding DUF4292 domain-containing protein — protein sequence MRRNILSKISLVLAVLMLASACASKKATVKKGDAAATAKGKDLLSTYELNNLNFITFSGRAKARVQFGEETQNVTLNVRMERDKAIWISVTALLGIEAARVLITPDSVKIINRLQSEYIAKPFSYIYRYTNPGISFRMLQDILVGNISTEMLRTDQLQIATSEDDVQVIGVKDGLTFHYGVNKSNRPTLFNLMELGKSNKLEAQYSEFAVIDGHNFPQRFTLNIEGSGAKVSSDLLYNKSEFNKGVELYFSIPSRYKAIN from the coding sequence GTGAGAAGAAATATATTGAGTAAAATCAGTTTGGTCTTGGCGGTATTGATGCTTGCATCAGCCTGTGCCAGTAAAAAGGCAACCGTTAAGAAGGGGGATGCCGCTGCTACAGCAAAGGGTAAGGACCTTTTGAGCACCTATGAATTGAACAATTTGAACTTTATCACCTTCTCAGGTCGGGCAAAGGCAAGGGTGCAGTTTGGTGAAGAGACCCAGAACGTAACCTTGAATGTGCGTATGGAACGGGATAAGGCCATTTGGATTTCGGTTACTGCACTCTTGGGGATTGAAGCTGCCCGGGTCTTGATTACTCCAGACAGTGTAAAGATCATCAATAGATTGCAGAGCGAGTATATCGCTAAACCATTTTCCTATATATATAGGTATACCAATCCTGGTATTTCCTTTAGGATGTTGCAGGATATCTTGGTAGGCAATATATCAACAGAGATGTTGCGTACCGATCAATTGCAGATCGCGACCAGTGAAGACGATGTGCAGGTTATCGGGGTGAAGGATGGATTGACCTTTCATTACGGTGTGAACAAAAGTAACAGACCGACCCTGTTCAACTTGATGGAGCTGGGCAAATCCAATAAATTGGAAGCTCAGTACAGTGAGTTTGCTGTAATTGACGGACATAATTTTCCACAGAGATTCACGTTAAACATTGAAGGTAGTGGTGCGAAAGTGTCTTCAGACTTGCTTTACAACAAGTCGGAATTCAATAAAGGCGTGGAACTTTACTTCAGTATTCCGTCCAGATATAAGGCAATCAATTAA
- a CDS encoding twin-arginine translocase TatA/TatE family subunit — MYTSGLLFIGTNEIIIIVVLALLLFGGKKIPELMRGLGRGVKEFKEGQKDDPNAEGNTNTTANNDTVNKQG, encoded by the coding sequence ATGTATACATCAGGATTATTATTTATCGGTACCAATGAGATTATCATTATCGTGGTATTGGCGTTATTGTTATTTGGGGGAAAGAAAATTCCTGAATTGATGCGTGGGTTAGGACGTGGCGTGAAAGAATTCAAAGAAGGCCAAAAAGATGATCCAAATGCTGAAGGCAACACAAATACAACAGCTAATAATGATACAGTTAACAAACAAGGTTAA
- the rpsB gene encoding 30S ribosomal protein S2 produces MARTTYQELLDAGVHFGHLTRKWDPKMAKYIFMERNGIHIIDLNKTLTKLEEAASAIKQIVKSGRKVLFVATKKQAKEIVAEQAKAVNMPFVTERWLGGMLTNFATVRKSIKKMSNIDKMQKDGTYDVLSKKEKLMIQRERIKLENLLGGIADLNRLPAALFIIDVKKEHIAVAEAMKLNIPTFAMVDTNSDPTNIDFPIPANDDATKSISLIASVIGKAIIEGLEERKRDKEEDAEKEAAAAKAAVDNGEAAEATPGKRTRKAKDVE; encoded by the coding sequence ATGGCAAGAACAACATATCAAGAATTATTGGATGCAGGTGTTCACTTTGGTCACCTTACTCGTAAGTGGGATCCGAAAATGGCTAAGTACATTTTCATGGAACGCAATGGTATCCACATCATCGACTTGAACAAGACTCTTACAAAATTAGAAGAGGCAGCATCAGCGATCAAACAGATCGTAAAATCAGGTCGTAAAGTTTTATTCGTAGCTACAAAGAAACAAGCGAAAGAAATCGTGGCAGAACAAGCGAAAGCAGTAAACATGCCTTTCGTGACAGAACGTTGGTTAGGTGGTATGCTTACTAACTTTGCAACAGTTCGCAAATCAATCAAGAAAATGTCAAACATCGATAAAATGCAGAAAGATGGCACTTACGATGTATTGTCTAAGAAAGAAAAATTGATGATCCAACGTGAGCGTATCAAGTTAGAGAACCTTTTAGGAGGTATCGCAGACTTGAACCGTTTACCTGCTGCATTATTCATTATCGACGTTAAGAAAGAGCATATTGCGGTTGCAGAAGCGATGAAATTAAACATCCCTACTTTTGCAATGGTTGATACAAACTCTGACCCTACAAACATCGACTTCCCTATTCCAGCGAACGATGACGCGACTAAATCAATCAGCTTAATTGCAAGCGTAATTGGTAAAGCTATCATCGAAGGATTGGAAGAGCGCAAGCGCGATAAAGAAGAGGACGCGGAAAAAGAAGCTGCTGCTGCTAAAGCTGCAGTTGACAATGGTGAAGCTGCTGAAGCGACTCCAGGAAAACGCACTCGTAAAGCGAAAGACGTAGAATAA